In Bdellovibrio sp. GT3, one genomic interval encodes:
- a CDS encoding DUF4398 domain-containing protein, which translates to MTLARLLIGVLFFSVMVGCQTVPAPIEDYSLARAAIDAARSVQAARHSPGYWHQAEEAYRKGRIYYNDRDFARAKEQFVRARFAAEKAENSARLIRQKTGDIL; encoded by the coding sequence GTGACATTGGCCAGATTACTCATCGGAGTTTTATTTTTTTCGGTGATGGTTGGATGCCAGACGGTCCCTGCGCCCATCGAGGACTACTCACTTGCACGGGCTGCTATCGATGCAGCCCGTTCTGTTCAAGCCGCCCGTCATTCGCCAGGATATTGGCATCAGGCTGAAGAAGCCTATCGCAAAGGTCGCATTTATTATAACGACCGTGATTTCGCCCGAGCTAAAGAACAATTTGTCAGAGCCCGTTTCGCTGCCGAAAAAGCAGAGAACTCAGCTCGTTTGATACGTCAAAAGACCGGAGACATTCTATGA
- the rsmA gene encoding 16S rRNA (adenine(1518)-N(6)/adenine(1519)-N(6))-dimethyltransferase RsmA, whose protein sequence is MSYARERLKKAQELLGIEAKKALGQNFLVNDVVINRIIDQVKAFQPEQMVEVGPGPGALTDLLLELNVPMQVIELDREIAAYWRGKGLTVHEEDALRMDWSQFFSDKKLVFVSNLPYQISSSIVIERSMENHGVAHMVLMFQKEVAQRIKAPARDEHYGLLSVIAQTFWNIHIVSEAGPGDFAPPPKVASRVLGFTRITSAVKNHKSFLTFVKMAFAQRRKLLKKNLAGILGQRNVTQEQLIEWIKELGFPETARAEELSPAQFVKLYHKFGFE, encoded by the coding sequence ATGAGTTATGCCCGCGAACGATTGAAAAAGGCCCAGGAACTACTGGGCATTGAAGCTAAGAAGGCTCTAGGGCAAAACTTTTTGGTGAATGACGTGGTCATCAATCGCATCATTGATCAGGTTAAAGCTTTCCAGCCAGAGCAAATGGTGGAAGTGGGGCCTGGTCCCGGGGCTTTGACAGATTTGCTTTTGGAATTGAATGTGCCGATGCAGGTGATCGAGCTGGATCGCGAGATTGCAGCTTACTGGCGTGGTAAAGGTTTGACCGTTCATGAAGAAGACGCGCTTCGTATGGATTGGTCACAATTCTTCAGTGATAAAAAATTGGTATTCGTCAGCAATCTTCCGTATCAGATTTCTTCCAGTATCGTGATTGAACGCTCGATGGAAAACCACGGCGTCGCGCACATGGTTTTGATGTTTCAAAAAGAAGTCGCGCAAAGAATCAAAGCACCGGCTCGGGATGAGCACTATGGTCTTTTGAGTGTGATCGCGCAGACTTTCTGGAACATTCACATCGTGTCTGAAGCGGGTCCCGGGGACTTTGCTCCGCCGCCAAAGGTGGCCAGCCGCGTTTTGGGTTTCACGCGCATTACAAGTGCAGTGAAAAACCACAAATCCTTCCTGACCTTCGTTAAAATGGCCTTTGCCCAACGGCGCAAGCTTTTGAAGAAAAATTTGGCTGGTATTTTGGGACAAAGAAATGTAACTCAAGAACAACTGATAGAGTGGATCAAGGAACTGGGGTTCCCGGAAACAGCCCGTGCCGAGGAATTAAGCCCCGCGCAGTTCGTAAAGCTGTATCACAAGTTTGGATTTGAGTAA
- the pal gene encoding peptidoglycan-associated lipoprotein Pal, whose amino-acid sequence MVRKLVFGLVACAMVVGCKGKQSQSDANISTSPTGNTAIESTPMSFDPAGSDSGKIDGLVTVHFGYDKSSLDANSKKDIATNVEWMKKNGNVKVQIEGHCDSRGTIEYNVALGERRANAVKAYMVSMGIAADRLSTISYGKEKPVANGDSEEAWSKNRRANFVPAQ is encoded by the coding sequence ATGGTTCGTAAATTGGTATTCGGTCTTGTTGCATGTGCGATGGTAGTTGGTTGTAAAGGTAAACAATCTCAATCAGATGCAAACATTTCTACTTCCCCAACTGGTAACACTGCAATTGAGTCAACGCCAATGAGCTTTGATCCAGCAGGTTCTGACTCTGGTAAAATCGATGGACTAGTAACAGTTCATTTCGGTTACGATAAATCCAGCCTTGATGCGAACTCTAAAAAAGATATCGCAACAAACGTTGAGTGGATGAAAAAGAACGGTAACGTAAAAGTACAAATCGAAGGTCACTGTGACTCTCGTGGTACTATCGAATACAACGTTGCTTTGGGCGAGCGTCGTGCTAACGCAGTTAAAGCGTACATGGTTTCCATGGGTATCGCAGCTGACCGTTTGAGCACTATCTCTTACGGTAAAGAAAAACCAGTTGCTAACGGTGATTCTGAAGAAGCTTGGTCTAAAAACCGCCGCGCTAACTTCGTACCTGCTCAGTAG
- the smpB gene encoding SsrA-binding protein SmpB, which yields MSGNILIIQDNKKARFDYTIVETFEAGLMLMGSEVKSLRNKDVQLKDSYITFRGSEAFLQNAHIAEYKASSYNNHVPERLRKLLMNRKELDEIAAALAEKGYSCVPLKIYFKNGRAKLEIALVKGKKTHDKRESIKKRDVESQLRQTMRRER from the coding sequence ATGAGCGGTAACATTCTGATCATTCAGGACAACAAAAAGGCGCGTTTCGATTACACGATTGTGGAAACTTTCGAAGCGGGTCTTATGTTGATGGGAAGCGAAGTCAAATCCCTGCGCAATAAAGACGTGCAGCTAAAGGATTCCTATATCACTTTCCGTGGCAGCGAGGCCTTCCTGCAGAATGCGCACATCGCTGAATACAAAGCTTCCAGCTACAACAATCACGTTCCTGAACGCCTAAGAAAACTTTTGATGAATCGCAAGGAGCTCGATGAAATCGCAGCCGCCTTGGCAGAAAAAGGTTATTCCTGCGTACCTTTGAAGATCTATTTCAAAAACGGTCGTGCAAAATTAGAGATCGCCTTGGTGAAGGGTAAAAAGACCCACGACAAGCGCGAATCCATCAAAAAACGCGATGTGGAAAGCCAACTTCGTCAGACCATGCGTCGCGAACGGTAG
- the tsaD gene encoding tRNA (adenosine(37)-N6)-threonylcarbamoyltransferase complex transferase subunit TsaD has protein sequence MERVLAIETSCDDTSVAIVDRSGWVHSVVSASQDLEHEAYGGVVPEIAARNHSIALIPLIEEAFKKANMNWSDIHGIAVTNRPGLVGALIVGLVTAKSLSQAKHIPFLGVNHLEGHLLAPFLRDAQFAPPEDFDYPYVGLAISGGHTSLYHITGLGEYRVLGATKDDAAGECFDKFAKMAGLGFPGGVKVDQMAKQGNPQAFEFPRSMIHEDTFDMSFSGLKSSGQRMIQQLGPEQVKAQLPDLCASFQEAIVDVLIAKLDRAAKIFKAKRVILTGGVSANSRLRARAEEWAAKRGLRLVIPPLRYCTDNAAMIGYAGALRMARGETSEIDLGPSPHALTSDFK, from the coding sequence ATTGAAAGAGTATTAGCGATAGAGACCAGTTGTGATGATACCTCAGTTGCGATCGTGGATCGCAGCGGCTGGGTGCATTCGGTGGTGTCCGCTTCTCAGGATCTGGAGCACGAAGCCTACGGTGGCGTGGTTCCGGAAATCGCAGCTCGCAATCATTCCATCGCCCTTATTCCTCTGATCGAGGAAGCCTTTAAAAAAGCCAATATGAACTGGTCCGATATTCACGGGATTGCCGTTACCAACCGTCCAGGTTTGGTGGGTGCTTTGATCGTGGGACTGGTTACGGCAAAATCACTTTCGCAAGCCAAACACATTCCCTTCTTAGGGGTGAATCATCTGGAAGGTCATTTACTGGCGCCATTTTTACGTGATGCTCAGTTTGCTCCGCCAGAGGATTTTGATTATCCGTATGTGGGTCTGGCAATCAGTGGTGGGCACACAAGCCTGTATCACATCACGGGATTGGGCGAGTATCGGGTTCTTGGGGCCACCAAGGACGATGCAGCTGGCGAATGCTTTGATAAGTTTGCAAAGATGGCGGGCCTTGGATTCCCAGGTGGCGTGAAGGTTGATCAAATGGCCAAGCAGGGAAATCCCCAGGCGTTTGAGTTTCCGCGCAGTATGATTCACGAAGACACTTTTGATATGAGTTTCTCGGGGCTTAAATCTTCGGGGCAAAGAATGATTCAGCAATTAGGACCTGAACAAGTGAAGGCGCAATTGCCGGATCTGTGCGCTTCGTTTCAAGAAGCGATTGTTGATGTGCTTATTGCTAAATTGGATCGGGCTGCAAAAATTTTCAAAGCCAAGCGCGTGATCTTAACGGGGGGAGTGAGTGCGAACTCGCGACTTCGTGCCCGCGCTGAAGAATGGGCTGCGAAACGTGGATTGCGTCTTGTGATTCCACCTTTACGTTATTGCACAGACAATGCTGCCATGATCGGATACGCAGGTGCCTTGCGCATGGCTCGCGGTGAAACTTCAGAAATCGATCTGGGTCCATCTCCTCACGCTCTTACATCGGATTTTAAATGA
- a CDS encoding amidohydrolase: MLLKIPRLYDSHTHFLATGEFATGLMLFDLPSPEDIRYVNLQNKTAFRGGWLVGFGWNENKWADKKLPTKQQLDEVFPNYPVYLCRADGHTAWVNSAALKELGLQSDSGLLSEEIHLQSFERIPPFEKQQQRQQILAACKMYNRSGFTHIRDMSCTDALWNLLVEMEEANELTLAIEENYTVHNLKQLDAAIASVLMARKTPSKLLRAKGIKFFYDGSLGSETALLSRPYNGEGENYGKTLWSLEDVEELLKLTWSAGLEVSVHTIGDEAAHRMVKLARQVSAQGFVGRLNLEHAQVLRPETIQMMKPLHVRCHMQPCHWLSDRQWLQQKLRGLYSYAFPWEALKNAQIPISFGCDSPIEPTSFFSNKKALEESPKDRIKRFTGDLSVYHGHPDATYTDSWTIIEDDKIKEVVFDGKTLDLT; encoded by the coding sequence ATGCTTTTAAAGATCCCACGTCTTTACGACAGTCATACTCACTTTCTGGCCACCGGCGAATTCGCCACGGGTTTGATGTTGTTTGATCTGCCAAGTCCCGAGGACATTCGTTACGTGAATTTGCAAAATAAGACCGCCTTCCGTGGTGGTTGGCTTGTAGGGTTTGGTTGGAACGAAAACAAGTGGGCAGATAAAAAACTTCCGACCAAGCAGCAACTGGATGAGGTTTTCCCAAACTATCCAGTTTATCTGTGCAGAGCCGACGGTCACACAGCGTGGGTGAACTCAGCAGCTTTAAAAGAGCTGGGGTTACAATCGGACTCGGGCCTTCTTTCTGAAGAAATTCACTTACAAAGTTTCGAACGAATCCCACCTTTTGAAAAGCAGCAGCAACGCCAACAGATTCTTGCCGCTTGCAAGATGTACAATCGTTCTGGATTTACTCATATCCGCGATATGTCCTGCACAGATGCTTTGTGGAATTTATTGGTCGAAATGGAAGAGGCCAATGAGCTGACTTTGGCGATTGAGGAAAACTACACGGTTCATAATTTGAAACAGCTGGATGCGGCGATTGCATCTGTGTTGATGGCGCGAAAAACGCCCAGCAAACTTCTAAGAGCCAAGGGAATAAAGTTTTTCTATGATGGATCCCTGGGATCTGAAACGGCTTTGTTGTCTCGCCCATATAATGGCGAGGGCGAAAACTATGGAAAAACTTTGTGGTCGCTCGAAGATGTCGAAGAGTTGTTGAAGCTGACTTGGTCTGCGGGCTTGGAAGTATCCGTTCATACGATCGGTGATGAAGCTGCCCACAGAATGGTGAAGCTGGCACGTCAGGTTTCTGCGCAAGGATTTGTGGGTCGCCTAAATCTGGAGCATGCCCAGGTTCTGCGCCCTGAAACCATTCAGATGATGAAGCCACTGCACGTGCGCTGCCATATGCAACCATGCCATTGGTTAAGTGATCGTCAGTGGTTGCAACAAAAATTGCGCGGCCTTTATTCTTACGCTTTCCCGTGGGAAGCACTTAAGAATGCGCAAATTCCGATTTCTTTCGGTTGTGACAGCCCAATTGAACCCACGTCCTTCTTTTCAAACAAGAAAGCCCTTGAGGAAAGCCCCAAAGATCGAATCAAACGATTCACTGGGGATTTAAGCGTTTATCATGGGCATCCTGATGCGACTTACACGGATTCTTGGACGATCATTGAAGACGATAAAATTAAAGAAGTCGTTTTCGACGGTAAAACTTTGGATCTGACTTAA
- a CDS encoding tetratricopeptide repeat protein, translating into MKLLVTLVAISLFMTGCLQTRNDVRNTEQRQVYQQQVNTMQRANADASERVTDLQEQMRALNGRLDVVENSQQTENLEKQLKAAQQQNEALTKKVDILQESLTKMENQMYQQAAVLNAVQANRQAAEAAEKAAAERAAADKAVEKSKRGSYETAQEHFNKKDWKQAILSYQKYRDESPKGTHFADATYKIGVSFQELGMKEEAKTFFDEVLSKFPKSDEARRAKIRLKGMK; encoded by the coding sequence ATGAAGTTACTTGTTACCTTGGTTGCCATTTCACTTTTCATGACCGGCTGTCTGCAAACTCGTAATGATGTTCGCAACACCGAGCAACGCCAGGTTTACCAACAACAAGTAAATACCATGCAGCGTGCGAACGCTGATGCCAGTGAACGTGTGACTGATCTTCAGGAACAAATGCGTGCGCTGAATGGTCGTCTGGATGTGGTTGAAAACAGCCAGCAGACTGAAAATTTGGAAAAACAATTAAAAGCTGCTCAACAGCAGAACGAAGCATTGACCAAGAAAGTGGACATTTTGCAGGAAAGCCTGACTAAAATGGAAAACCAGATGTATCAGCAAGCGGCTGTTCTAAATGCAGTTCAGGCCAATCGCCAAGCAGCGGAAGCTGCTGAAAAAGCGGCTGCTGAGCGAGCTGCCGCTGATAAAGCCGTGGAAAAATCAAAACGTGGTTCCTATGAAACCGCTCAGGAACATTTCAATAAAAAGGACTGGAAACAGGCCATCTTGTCTTATCAAAAATACCGTGATGAATCTCCGAAGGGGACTCACTTTGCAGATGCGACCTATAAAATCGGTGTTTCCTTCCAGGAGCTGGGTATGAAAGAGGAAGCTAAAACCTTTTTTGATGAGGTTTTAAGCAAATTTCCGAAGTCAGATGAAGCCCGCCGTGCTAAGATCCGTTTGAAGGGTATGAAATAA
- a CDS encoding Flp family type IVb pilin: MKAKQLIKNKKGQGLIEYLIIVAIVAVGSMAVIKLVGANIDVQFANVAKALGGDSGKIAAKEVTEGVYKKRDFGNFFDDAVNDKSSKKGQ; the protein is encoded by the coding sequence ATGAAAGCAAAACAACTCATCAAAAACAAAAAAGGCCAAGGCCTTATCGAATATCTGATCATCGTTGCCATCGTCGCCGTCGGCAGTATGGCTGTTATCAAACTTGTCGGTGCAAACATCGATGTTCAATTTGCTAACGTCGCCAAAGCCCTGGGTGGTGATTCCGGAAAAATCGCCGCCAAGGAAGTCACAGAGGGCGTTTATAAAAAACGCGACTTCGGCAACTTCTTCGACGACGCCGTCAATGACAAGTCTTCAAAAAAGGGACAATAG